In candidate division TA06 bacterium, one genomic interval encodes:
- a CDS encoding site-specific DNA-methyltransferase: MKIKVLYKQKRNKQLFVKEGVTSTLAYQSDMINHNVNKIYCGDSLELLGNLSANSIHLIITSPPYFGCRIYGNETLGREESPLDYVSNLLQFTIELKRILRQDGSFYLNIGDVYFGTKGFIRNKGRYARKTDIHYREHKIIRPNGKYLQYKQLLMIPERVAIGMQEQGWILRNKIIWEKPNPVPSYSPDRRYPVYEHIFHFVKSRRYYFDLEIAKRLNNHRDIYRNSIEPFKEHQASYPVSLIKPLILTTSKENDIVLDPFIGSGTTAVAAIFTNRRFIGFEMNMEFCRIAETRIRETQISINSQLSLKNIY, translated from the coding sequence ATGAAAATAAAAGTATTATATAAGCAAAAAAGAAACAAACAACTTTTTGTAAAAGAGGGTGTAACTTCTACACTTGCTTATCAGTCAGATATGATAAATCACAATGTAAATAAAATATATTGTGGAGATTCTTTAGAGTTACTAGGAAATTTATCTGCTAATTCTATCCATCTGATTATAACAAGCCCACCATATTTTGGATGCAGGATTTATGGCAATGAAACATTAGGTAGAGAAGAATCCCCTTTAGACTATGTTAGTAATCTATTACAATTCACCATAGAATTAAAAAGAATCTTGCGTCAAGACGGTTCTTTTTATTTGAATATTGGTGATGTTTATTTTGGAACAAAAGGTTTTATTAGAAATAAGGGAAGATATGCAAGAAAAACAGATATACATTACAGAGAGCATAAAATAATAAGACCAAATGGCAAATATCTACAATACAAACAACTTTTAATGATTCCAGAACGTGTTGCTATAGGTATGCAAGAACAGGGATGGATTTTACGCAATAAAATAATTTGGGAAAAGCCAAATCCTGTACCGTCTTACTCGCCAGATAGACGTTATCCTGTTTATGAGCATATTTTCCATTTTGTAAAATCGAGAAGATATTATTTTGATTTAGAAATTGCTAAAAGATTAAACAACCATAGGGATATTTATAGAAATAGTATTGAACCTTTTAAGGAACATCAAGCATCATATCCTGTTTCACTTATAAAGCCTTTAATTTTGACTACCTCAAAGGAAAACGATATTGTATTGGATCCCTTTATAGGAAGCGGTACTACGGCTGTAGCCGCAATTTTTACTAATCGTCGCTTTATTGGTTTTGAAATGAACATGGAGTTTTGTAGGATTGCAGAAACTCGCATTAGAGAAACACAAATATCAATAAATAGCCAGTTATCATTAAAAAACATTTATTAA